A genomic region of Micromonospora sp. NBC_01796 contains the following coding sequences:
- a CDS encoding oxidoreductase, whose amino-acid sequence MAKTWLVTGSSRGLGWELSRAVLAGGDNLVATARRPEQLAELVDTYGDRVRAVALDVTDPAAAHTAVQVAVDVFGGLDVVANNAGYADSAPIEETSDEDFRRQIETNLFGVVNVTKAALPILRRQRSGHFLQFSSIGGRVGGTPGLAAYQTAKFGVEGFSEVLNNEVKPFGVKVTIVEPGAFRTDWGGSSMRIAEVGAAYEETVGRIHAYRREADGKQPGDPGRAAQVIVGVVALPDPPLRLLLGSDALQLAEQASVARAQETSRWAEVSRSTDFDGQYDLSQSYLAGLLPR is encoded by the coding sequence ATGGCCAAGACCTGGCTCGTCACCGGAAGCTCCCGTGGACTGGGGTGGGAACTGAGCCGCGCCGTCCTTGCCGGCGGTGACAACCTCGTCGCCACCGCCCGCCGCCCGGAACAACTCGCCGAACTCGTCGACACGTACGGCGACCGGGTCCGCGCGGTCGCCCTCGACGTGACCGACCCGGCCGCCGCGCACACCGCGGTCCAGGTCGCGGTGGACGTGTTCGGCGGGCTCGACGTGGTGGCGAACAACGCCGGTTACGCCGACAGCGCGCCGATCGAGGAGACCTCGGACGAGGACTTCCGTCGGCAGATCGAGACGAACCTGTTCGGCGTCGTCAACGTCACCAAGGCGGCCCTGCCGATCCTGCGCCGCCAGCGTTCCGGTCACTTCCTCCAGTTCTCCTCGATCGGCGGCCGGGTCGGCGGGACCCCGGGGCTGGCCGCGTACCAGACCGCGAAGTTCGGCGTGGAGGGCTTCTCCGAGGTGCTGAACAACGAGGTCAAGCCGTTCGGGGTCAAGGTGACGATCGTCGAGCCGGGCGCGTTCCGTACGGACTGGGGTGGCTCGTCCATGCGGATCGCCGAGGTGGGGGCGGCCTACGAGGAGACGGTGGGACGGATCCACGCCTACCGCCGGGAGGCGGACGGCAAGCAGCCCGGTGATCCGGGGCGGGCCGCCCAGGTGATCGTCGGCGTCGTCGCGCTGCCCGACCCGCCGCTGCGCCTCCTGCTCGGCTCCGACGCCCTCCAACTGGCCGAACAGGCGTCGGTGGCACGGGCCCAGGAGACCTCCCGGTGGGCCGAGGTCAGCCGGTCCACCGACTTCGACGGGCAGTACGACCTCAGCCAGTCGTACCTTGCCGGCCTGCTGCCCCGCTGA
- a CDS encoding TetR/AcrR family transcriptional regulator, with protein MTEQRSGTPRVAVRRPHRADARRNFDALLGAAREVFAESGTSASLEEIARRAGVGIGTLYRNFPTRQDLFDTVYLGEVEELCQAADEVADLPPWDGFVVWLRRFVDYVATKRAIYESLNRDSETFRSCRVAMYGAGEPLFERAQAAGEARTDVSFDDVLRMITGLTATGFTDERQRDRVLGIALDGVRRRPAG; from the coding sequence GTGACGGAGCAGAGGTCCGGAACGCCCCGGGTCGCGGTGCGCCGCCCGCACCGGGCCGACGCCCGCCGCAACTTCGACGCCCTGCTCGGCGCCGCCCGCGAGGTCTTCGCCGAGAGCGGCACGTCGGCCTCCCTGGAGGAGATCGCCCGTCGGGCCGGAGTCGGCATCGGCACCCTCTACCGGAACTTCCCCACCCGCCAGGACCTCTTCGACACCGTCTACCTCGGCGAGGTCGAGGAACTGTGCCAGGCCGCCGACGAGGTCGCCGACCTGCCGCCCTGGGACGGCTTCGTGGTCTGGCTGCGCCGGTTCGTCGACTACGTCGCCACGAAACGAGCCATCTACGAGTCGCTGAACCGGGACTCGGAGACGTTCCGCTCCTGCCGGGTCGCCATGTACGGCGCCGGCGAGCCCCTGTTCGAACGCGCCCAGGCGGCCGGCGAGGCGCGTACGGACGTCAGTTTCGACGACGTACTGCGCATGATCACCGGGCTCACCGCGACCGGGTTCACCGACGAGCGGCAACGCGACCGGGTGCTCGGCATCGCCCTCGACGGCGTACGGAGACGACCGGCGGGGTAA
- a CDS encoding HAD family hydrolase, translating to MENPRGVLFDIDGTLVDTTYLHTVCWWEALRQADHDVPMASIHRSVGMGADKLLEHVLGPEHDRDGDQRIRGAHDSLYAEYWPRLRPLPGAVALLRACAGLGLRVVLASSAAEHEASALRAVLNADDVIAAVTTSADARESKPAPDIVAAALDQSGLEASRVVFVGDSVWDVAASGQLDIPCIGLTCGGTSRGELAGAGAVAVYHDPADLLAALSESPIAALS from the coding sequence ATGGAGAACCCGAGGGGTGTGCTCTTCGACATCGACGGCACCCTGGTCGACACCACGTACCTGCACACGGTCTGTTGGTGGGAGGCGCTGCGGCAGGCCGACCACGACGTACCCATGGCCTCGATCCACCGCTCGGTCGGGATGGGCGCGGACAAGCTGCTGGAACACGTACTCGGGCCGGAGCACGACCGCGACGGCGACCAGCGGATCCGCGGCGCGCACGACAGTCTCTACGCCGAGTACTGGCCCCGGCTGCGCCCACTGCCCGGCGCCGTCGCCCTGCTGCGGGCCTGCGCCGGCCTGGGGCTGCGGGTGGTCCTGGCCAGCTCCGCTGCCGAACACGAGGCGTCCGCCCTGCGCGCGGTGCTGAACGCCGACGACGTCATCGCCGCCGTGACCACCTCGGCGGACGCCCGGGAGAGCAAACCCGCCCCGGACATCGTGGCCGCCGCGCTCGACCAGTCCGGCCTGGAAGCCTCGCGGGTGGTGTTCGTCGGCGACTCGGTCTGGGACGTCGCCGCCTCCGGCCAGCTCGACATCCCCTGCATCGGCCTGACCTGCGGCGGAACCAGCCGGGGTGAGTTGGCCGGTGCGGGCGCGGTGGCCGTCTACCACGACCCCGCCGACCTGCTCGCCGCGTTGTCCGAGTCCCCGATCGCCGCCCTGTCCTGA
- a CDS encoding cation:proton antiporter, giving the protein MEPVDVAFALVGIGALLAGILPRMVEHRPLSMPIAFLGLGMLVFLLPTGLPSPDPLAHPQLTTHLTEIGVIVALMGAGLKIDRRAGWRRWSSTWRLLAIGMPLCILAVALLGWWWAGLVPAAALLLAAALAPTDPVLAADVQVGEPTDVEDNEDEVRFALTSEAGLNDGLAFPFVYAAIAIAATSLAPADWLGHWLAVDVLYKIAVGVGGGLLVGWLLGKLFFRAPSQLRLARHAEGFVAIAATFLAYGLIEVVGGYGFLAVFFAARAIRASERTHEFHGVLHDFAEQIERLLTVLLLLFLGGAVVDGLLAPLTWPAALSGLALLFVIRPLFAWLSLRGAPGRPAEHWVIAFFGIRGVGSIYYVAYAASHAEIPQLDLVWATVGLVVIVSVVLHGIAATPVMRLLDRTGERTGEENERRSAPGKPPAERTPVDVPRAG; this is encoded by the coding sequence GTGGAGCCGGTCGATGTGGCGTTCGCTCTGGTCGGGATCGGTGCACTACTGGCCGGGATCCTGCCCCGGATGGTGGAACACCGGCCGCTCTCCATGCCGATAGCGTTCCTCGGGCTCGGCATGCTGGTCTTCCTGCTGCCGACCGGGCTGCCCAGCCCCGATCCGCTCGCCCACCCCCAACTGACCACCCACCTCACCGAGATCGGCGTCATCGTCGCCCTGATGGGCGCCGGTCTGAAGATCGACCGCCGGGCCGGGTGGCGACGCTGGTCGTCGACCTGGCGACTGCTGGCCATCGGCATGCCGCTCTGCATCCTCGCCGTGGCCCTGCTCGGGTGGTGGTGGGCCGGGCTGGTGCCGGCCGCCGCGCTCCTGCTCGCCGCCGCGCTCGCACCCACCGACCCGGTGCTCGCCGCCGACGTACAGGTGGGTGAGCCGACCGACGTCGAGGACAACGAGGACGAGGTCCGGTTCGCGCTGACCTCGGAAGCCGGGCTCAACGACGGGCTCGCGTTCCCCTTCGTGTACGCCGCCATCGCGATCGCCGCCACCAGCCTCGCCCCGGCCGACTGGCTCGGCCACTGGCTCGCCGTCGACGTCCTCTACAAGATCGCCGTCGGGGTGGGTGGTGGGCTGCTCGTCGGCTGGCTGCTCGGCAAGCTCTTCTTCCGGGCCCCGTCGCAGTTGCGGCTGGCCCGCCACGCCGAGGGCTTCGTCGCCATCGCCGCCACCTTCCTCGCGTACGGGCTGATCGAGGTGGTCGGCGGCTACGGCTTCCTCGCCGTCTTCTTCGCCGCACGGGCGATCCGGGCATCGGAGCGTACGCACGAGTTCCACGGGGTGCTGCACGACTTCGCCGAGCAGATCGAGCGGCTGCTGACCGTACTCCTGCTGTTGTTCCTCGGCGGGGCCGTGGTCGACGGCCTGCTGGCACCGCTGACCTGGCCCGCCGCCCTGTCCGGGCTCGCCCTGCTGTTCGTGATCCGCCCCCTGTTCGCCTGGCTCTCGCTGCGCGGTGCACCGGGGCGGCCCGCCGAGCACTGGGTGATCGCGTTCTTCGGCATCCGTGGCGTCGGCTCGATCTACTACGTCGCGTACGCCGCCAGCCACGCCGAGATCCCGCAGCTCGACCTGGTCTGGGCGACGGTGGGCCTGGTGGTGATCGTCTCGGTGGTCCTGCACGGGATCGCGGCCACGCCGGTCATGCGCCTGCTCGACCGCACCGGCGAACGGACCGGGGAGGAAAACGAGCGCCGGTCCGCCCCCGGTAAGCCGCCCGCCGAGCGGACCCCGGTCGACGTCCCCCGTGCCGGCTAG
- the rnhA gene encoding ribonuclease HI, giving the protein MTDQAAEKVVEIYTDGACSGNPGPGGWGAVLRYGEHERELYGGESAPTTNNRMELMAAIQALESLNRPVTVRLHTDSTYVRNGITSWMASWKRNGWQTSAKQPVKNADLWQRLELAVKSHKVEWLWVKGHNGDPGNERADALANRGVTDARSALSGR; this is encoded by the coding sequence ATGACGGACCAGGCGGCCGAGAAGGTCGTGGAGATCTACACCGACGGCGCGTGCAGCGGAAACCCCGGACCGGGCGGCTGGGGTGCGGTGCTGCGCTACGGCGAGCACGAGCGCGAACTGTACGGGGGCGAGTCGGCACCGACCACGAACAACCGGATGGAACTGATGGCCGCCATCCAGGCACTGGAAAGCCTGAACCGGCCGGTGACCGTACGCCTGCACACCGACAGCACGTACGTCCGCAACGGCATCACGAGCTGGATGGCGAGCTGGAAGCGCAACGGCTGGCAGACCTCGGCGAAGCAGCCGGTCAAGAACGCCGACCTGTGGCAACGCCTGGAACTGGCGGTCAAGTCCCACAAGGTCGAGTGGCTCTGGGTGAAGGGACACAACGGCGACCCCGGCAACGAACGAGCCGACGCGCTGGCCAACCGGGGCGTGACGGACGCCCGGAGCGCCCTGTCCGGACGTTGA
- a CDS encoding SDR family oxidoreductase yields MLVLVTGGSGFVGAHCIRQLLRQGHRVRTTVRTPSREQAVRAMVEPDADVSFAVVDLNSDVGWAKAAEGCDAVLHVASPFPGSAPKHPDELIVPAREGTLRALRAARDAGVRRTVLTSSFAAIGYGHRDYDRVFSEADWSDPDGSELITYSRSKLVAERAAWDFVDREGGGMELAVINPVGILGPALGPDLSVYVEVIEQLLNGKLPLLPRLNWGVVDVRDVADLHVRAMVEPAAAGQRFVATAGTTSLPRIASLLRARLGPAAGRVPARTVPDWAVRLSARMSPRFATVVPDLGVVREASSAKAREALGWQPRPIDDTILDTVSSLAGLGLLSDTTRRAAA; encoded by the coding sequence ATGTTGGTTCTCGTGACCGGCGGTTCCGGGTTCGTCGGCGCGCACTGCATCCGGCAGTTGCTGCGCCAGGGTCACCGGGTCCGCACGACCGTGCGTACGCCCTCGCGGGAGCAGGCGGTGCGGGCGATGGTGGAGCCCGATGCGGACGTGTCGTTCGCGGTGGTCGACCTGAACTCCGACGTCGGCTGGGCGAAGGCTGCCGAGGGCTGTGACGCCGTGCTGCACGTGGCCTCGCCGTTCCCGGGGAGCGCCCCGAAGCACCCCGACGAGCTGATCGTGCCGGCCCGGGAGGGGACCCTGCGGGCGCTGCGCGCGGCCCGTGACGCGGGCGTCCGGCGTACGGTGCTGACGTCGTCGTTCGCCGCCATCGGGTACGGCCACCGCGACTACGACCGGGTCTTCTCCGAAGCGGACTGGAGCGATCCGGACGGGTCCGAACTGATCACCTATTCGCGGTCGAAACTGGTCGCCGAACGGGCCGCGTGGGACTTCGTCGACCGGGAGGGCGGCGGGATGGAACTGGCGGTGATCAACCCGGTCGGCATTCTCGGCCCGGCGCTCGGCCCGGATCTGTCGGTCTACGTCGAGGTGATCGAACAGCTCCTGAACGGGAAACTGCCGCTGCTCCCCCGCTTGAACTGGGGCGTGGTCGATGTTCGCGACGTCGCGGACCTGCACGTACGCGCGATGGTCGAGCCGGCCGCCGCGGGCCAGCGTTTCGTCGCCACCGCGGGCACGACGTCGCTGCCGCGGATCGCGAGCCTTCTGCGCGCCCGGCTCGGCCCGGCAGCAGGCCGGGTGCCGGCCCGGACAGTGCCGGACTGGGCGGTCCGCCTCAGCGCGCGGATGAGCCCTCGGTTCGCGACGGTCGTCCCGGACCTCGGTGTGGTGCGCGAGGCGTCGAGCGCGAAGGCGCGCGAGGCTCTGGGCTGGCAGCCGCGGCCGATCGACGACACGATCCTGGACACCGTGAGCAGCCTGGCGGGCCTGGGACTGCTCAGCGACACGACACGAAGGGCCGCCGCGTAG
- a CDS encoding FAD-dependent oxidoreductase, which translates to MILTAQEEADVVVVGSGMGGLAAARMLAQFGRKRVLVLEQHYTLGGMTHEFSREGRYKFGTGLHYMSANAGPFLDFMTDGRVQLWPLPDDYDVLHFPGFDFTVPAGREQFRARLKDRFPGEAEAIDRYFRTVRQAMAGLATRNILSSMPAPVRRLGFPIVERLFPATYRSSRDQMARSFRDPKLRAILAARWGLYGTPPGSNAFGYHAAVPTTFFMAGTAHPVGGPRALNQIVLEILERYGVELRTRQQVQRIVLERGRVAAVEVEDRATGRTYRVRTPAVVSAAGVRNTYALLESAAEPQWKREVANLPAEPSAIMLFLGLDRSPAAFGLHGENHWFMPDLDGHDGFHRQLGDGTLYVSFASLNNPAARHHTVEVVELVDPAAFDQWQGTPDDERPDDYHRLKDALTRRLIDRLDERWPGIRESIAFAELATPLSFETYQRSVRGSFYGLAATPERLRSPLAGARTPVRGLVVAGQDAWGSGVVGALAGGLVAAGAVLRPRQTGAMWRSIFARNPVREPTTTWQGYLRVTEIEALTPTIRKIRLEAMDGGTVPFSFAAGQYLKIDLPVAVEPIERSYSISSGPGAKHHVEIGVKRDPIGLGSTFLHDDLEIGQALRVSGPFGEFTWDPQRDIGGGTLLLIAGGVGITPLVSVLAAAADAGHHGRIVLLAGCRTEDEIPYRQELEQLQARLPGLEVAVFLTQPGAGWQGRRGRIDLEALRPYVAGVTRVHLCGPAPMMQDVLGLLTALEVPRDTLHTEAFVSGRSTQTRRERAHAIAVAAEQAGVTGYTIAERDRSTTFACPPGQTVLDAANAARIPFPQSCGEGACGTCRVRILSGSYETDTRGMFSTEEIDQGWRLACQTLPTEDLVITRGT; encoded by the coding sequence GTGATCTTGACCGCGCAGGAGGAAGCCGATGTTGTCGTGGTCGGATCGGGCATGGGCGGTCTGGCGGCGGCCCGCATGCTCGCGCAGTTCGGCCGGAAACGGGTTCTCGTCCTGGAACAGCACTACACCCTCGGTGGGATGACGCACGAGTTCTCCCGCGAAGGGCGGTACAAGTTCGGGACCGGACTGCACTACATGAGCGCGAACGCCGGTCCCTTCCTCGACTTCATGACCGACGGGCGGGTGCAGCTCTGGCCGCTGCCGGACGACTACGACGTCCTGCACTTTCCGGGATTCGATTTCACCGTACCCGCCGGCCGGGAACAGTTCCGGGCCCGACTCAAGGACCGGTTCCCGGGCGAGGCCGAGGCCATCGACCGCTATTTCCGGACGGTACGGCAGGCGATGGCCGGGCTCGCCACGCGCAATATTCTCTCGTCGATGCCCGCGCCGGTGCGCAGACTCGGGTTCCCGATCGTCGAGCGACTCTTCCCGGCCACGTACCGGTCGTCGCGGGACCAGATGGCCCGCAGCTTCCGGGACCCGAAGCTCCGGGCGATCCTGGCCGCGCGGTGGGGGCTCTACGGGACGCCGCCCGGGTCGAACGCCTTCGGCTACCACGCCGCGGTGCCGACCACGTTCTTCATGGCGGGCACCGCGCATCCCGTGGGCGGCCCGAGGGCGCTCAACCAGATCGTTCTAGAGATCCTCGAACGGTACGGTGTCGAGCTGCGGACCCGTCAGCAGGTTCAGCGGATCGTCCTCGAGCGGGGCCGGGTGGCCGCTGTCGAGGTGGAGGACCGCGCCACCGGACGCACCTATCGGGTACGGACCCCGGCCGTCGTCTCGGCGGCGGGCGTCCGCAACACGTACGCCTTACTGGAATCTGCGGCCGAGCCACAGTGGAAGCGCGAGGTCGCGAACCTGCCGGCGGAACCGTCCGCGATCATGCTGTTCCTGGGCCTGGACCGGTCACCGGCCGCGTTCGGCCTGCACGGGGAGAACCACTGGTTCATGCCCGACCTCGACGGTCATGACGGTTTTCACCGGCAGCTCGGTGACGGCACGCTCTACGTCTCGTTCGCCTCCCTCAACAACCCGGCCGCTCGCCACCACACGGTCGAGGTGGTGGAACTCGTCGACCCGGCGGCGTTCGACCAGTGGCAGGGGACGCCCGACGACGAGCGGCCGGACGACTACCACAGACTCAAGGACGCACTGACCCGGCGACTGATCGACCGCCTCGACGAACGGTGGCCCGGCATCCGGGAGTCCATCGCCTTCGCCGAGCTCGCCACACCGCTGTCGTTCGAGACCTACCAGCGCAGCGTCCGGGGTTCCTTCTACGGCCTCGCGGCGACCCCGGAACGGCTGCGCTCGCCGCTGGCGGGGGCGCGTACGCCGGTGCGGGGCCTGGTCGTGGCCGGACAGGACGCCTGGGGTTCCGGCGTGGTCGGGGCGCTGGCCGGAGGGCTCGTCGCGGCCGGCGCCGTGCTGCGGCCGAGGCAGACCGGAGCGATGTGGAGATCCATCTTCGCCCGCAACCCGGTACGCGAACCGACCACCACCTGGCAGGGCTACCTGCGCGTCACCGAGATCGAGGCGCTCACACCGACGATCCGGAAAATCCGGCTGGAAGCGATGGACGGCGGCACGGTGCCGTTCTCCTTTGCCGCGGGCCAGTACCTCAAGATCGACCTGCCCGTGGCGGTCGAGCCGATCGAGCGCTCCTACTCGATCTCGAGTGGCCCGGGTGCGAAGCATCATGTCGAGATCGGGGTGAAGCGGGATCCGATCGGCCTCGGCTCCACCTTCCTGCACGACGACCTGGAGATCGGGCAGGCACTGCGGGTGAGCGGCCCGTTCGGTGAGTTCACCTGGGACCCACAGCGCGACATCGGTGGCGGCACGCTGCTGCTGATCGCCGGCGGTGTCGGGATCACCCCCCTGGTCAGCGTCCTGGCCGCAGCGGCGGACGCCGGTCATCACGGCCGCATCGTCCTGCTGGCCGGCTGCCGGACCGAGGACGAAATCCCGTACCGGCAGGAACTGGAGCAGCTTCAGGCCCGGCTGCCCGGGCTCGAGGTGGCCGTCTTTCTCACCCAGCCGGGTGCCGGGTGGCAGGGCCGGCGTGGCCGGATCGACCTCGAAGCGCTCCGCCCCTACGTCGCCGGCGTCACGCGCGTCCACCTCTGCGGCCCGGCGCCGATGATGCAGGACGTGCTCGGTCTGCTGACCGCACTCGAGGTGCCCCGCGACACCCTCCACACCGAAGCCTTCGTGTCGGGCCGCAGCACACAGACCCGCCGGGAAAGGGCGCACGCCATCGCCGTCGCCGCCGAGCAGGCCGGCGTCACGGGCTACACGATCGCCGAGCGGGACCGGAGCACGACGTTCGCCTGCCCGCCCGGGCAGACGGTCCTCGACGCCGCCAACGCCGCCCGCATCCCGTTCCCGCAATCGTGCGGCGAGGGCGCCTGCGGCACCTGCAGGGTCCGGATCCTGTCCGGCAGCTACGAGACGGACACCCGGGGGATGTTCTCCACCGAGGAGATCGACCAGGGCTGGCGGCTCGCCTGCCAGACGCTGCCCACCGAAGACCTGGTGATCACCCGCGGTACGTGA
- a CDS encoding 2TM domain-containing protein, with protein sequence MKTNHSASPADSDPVRARAIRRLRQKMGVQAHVLVYLLANITQVIVWWAYTPDQFFWPLWSILGWGVGLIFHVWAVNSWSGLDEGRIAQEMNRIEPTGPAQN encoded by the coding sequence ATGAAGACAAACCATTCCGCGAGCCCTGCCGATTCTGACCCGGTGCGCGCACGCGCCATCCGCCGGCTGCGCCAGAAGATGGGCGTGCAGGCCCACGTGCTGGTTTACCTGTTGGCCAACATCACCCAGGTCATCGTGTGGTGGGCCTACACTCCGGACCAGTTCTTCTGGCCGCTGTGGTCGATCCTCGGCTGGGGCGTCGGGTTGATCTTCCACGTCTGGGCGGTGAATTCGTGGTCGGGCCTGGACGAGGGTCGTATCGCCCAGGAGATGAACCGGATCGAGCCCACCGGACCGGCTCAGAACTGA
- a CDS encoding VOC family protein encodes MRLQNIVFDCRNAYELASFWSAVVGRPLGADDKPGDEEVVVEMSEGPTLYFAEVPEPKTVKNRLHVCLEPDQLRDGEVERVLGLGATMVDDRRRPDGTGWAVLADPEGNEFCMLRSAAERPAE; translated from the coding sequence ATGCGACTGCAGAACATCGTTTTCGACTGCCGTAACGCGTACGAGCTGGCCTCGTTCTGGAGCGCCGTGGTCGGTCGACCGCTCGGCGCCGACGACAAGCCGGGCGACGAGGAGGTTGTCGTCGAGATGTCGGAGGGGCCGACGCTGTACTTCGCCGAGGTGCCCGAGCCCAAGACGGTCAAGAACCGGCTGCACGTCTGCCTCGAACCGGACCAGCTCCGGGACGGGGAGGTGGAACGGGTGCTCGGTCTGGGCGCGACGATGGTCGACGACCGCCGACGGCCGGACGGAACGGGGTGGGCGGTGCTGGCCGACCCGGAGGGCAACGAGTTCTGCATGCTCCGCAGCGCCGCCGAGCGTCCGGCGGAGTAG
- a CDS encoding alpha/beta hydrolase: MSTAPDTIVLIHGLWVTPRSWEHWIEHYEKRGYRVIAPAYPGFEVEVEALNADPSPIEAVTIPGIVSHLKSVIAELDRPPILMGHSAGGVFTQILLDHGVGAVGVAINSAPTEGVTVLPASQVKSTFPVLKNPANRHRAVAFTHDQWHYAFTNTFSEEESRQLYARYAIPGPGQIVWAGVLANFQPGHQAAWVDYANDNRAPLLFVAGGEDHLMPPAVQHSNAKHYTSNTVTEVKEYAGRCHLLPAQPGWEEVADYALDWAVRHARTSD, encoded by the coding sequence ATGAGTACCGCACCCGACACCATCGTGCTGATCCACGGCCTCTGGGTGACGCCGAGAAGCTGGGAACACTGGATCGAGCACTACGAGAAGCGGGGCTACCGGGTCATCGCTCCGGCGTACCCCGGATTCGAGGTCGAGGTCGAGGCGCTGAACGCCGACCCGTCACCGATCGAGGCGGTGACCATCCCGGGCATCGTCAGCCACCTGAAGTCGGTGATCGCCGAGCTGGACCGCCCGCCGATCCTGATGGGCCACTCCGCCGGTGGGGTCTTCACTCAGATCCTGCTCGACCACGGGGTGGGAGCCGTCGGTGTGGCGATCAACTCGGCCCCGACCGAGGGCGTCACCGTGCTGCCGGCCTCGCAGGTGAAGTCGACGTTCCCGGTGCTGAAGAACCCGGCGAACCGGCACCGGGCCGTCGCCTTCACCCACGACCAGTGGCACTACGCCTTCACCAACACCTTCAGTGAGGAGGAGTCCCGGCAGCTCTACGCCCGGTACGCGATCCCGGGCCCCGGACAGATCGTGTGGGCGGGCGTACTGGCGAACTTCCAGCCCGGCCACCAGGCCGCGTGGGTGGACTACGCCAACGACAACCGGGCGCCGCTGCTGTTCGTCGCCGGTGGCGAGGACCACCTCATGCCGCCGGCCGTCCAGCACTCCAACGCCAAGCACTACACCTCGAACACCGTCACCGAGGTCAAGGAGTACGCCGGCCGCTGCCACCTGCTCCCGGCCCAGCCCGGCTGGGAAGAGGTCGCCGACTACGCCCTGGACTGGGCGGTACGCCACGCCCGTACGTCCGACTGA
- a CDS encoding alpha/beta fold hydrolase yields the protein MEDHPVLVPGRPQRQPDPGRRAALHGRSGERPQGRGQRLARGDDVEADRRGRPRHRRRPDHRPLSTGRSTMGFVTASDGTQIFYKDWGTGKPVVLSHGWPLNSDSWEAQALFLAANGYRVIAHDRRGHGRSTQTWHGNEMDTYADDLATLIDTLDLREATLVGFSTGGGEVARYIGRYGTGRVEKIVLVSAVPPFMLKTDDNPGGVPIEVFDGIRAGSLADRSQLYKDLADGPFFGNNRPGANVSQGIRDAFWLQSMQAGHRNALECIAAFSATDFRADLDAFDVPTLVIHGDDDQVVPFEVGGKASAERVKGAVLKVYPGAPHGITDTHKEQLGADLLAFLNS from the coding sequence GTGGAAGACCATCCCGTCCTGGTACCTGGTCGCCCGCAACGACAACCTGATCCCGGCCGCCGCGCAGCGCTTCATGGCCGGTCGGGCGAACGCCCACAAGGTCGAGGTCAACGCCTCGCACGTGGCGATGATGTCGAAGCCGACCGCCGTGGTCGACCTCGTCACCGACGCCGCCCGGACCACCGTCCGCTGAGCACAGGGAGATCCACGATGGGGTTCGTCACCGCTTCGGACGGTACGCAGATCTTCTACAAGGACTGGGGGACCGGTAAGCCGGTTGTCCTCTCCCACGGCTGGCCGCTGAACTCGGACAGTTGGGAGGCGCAGGCGCTGTTCCTGGCCGCGAACGGTTACCGGGTGATCGCCCACGACCGGCGCGGACACGGCCGTTCCACCCAGACCTGGCACGGCAACGAGATGGACACGTACGCCGACGACCTCGCCACCCTGATCGACACCCTCGACCTGCGCGAGGCGACCCTGGTCGGGTTCTCCACCGGTGGCGGCGAGGTCGCCCGCTACATCGGCCGGTACGGCACCGGCCGGGTGGAGAAGATCGTCCTGGTCTCGGCGGTGCCGCCGTTCATGCTCAAGACCGACGACAACCCCGGCGGGGTGCCGATCGAGGTCTTCGACGGGATCCGCGCCGGTTCGCTGGCCGACCGGTCCCAGCTCTACAAGGACCTCGCCGACGGCCCGTTCTTCGGCAACAACCGGCCCGGCGCGAACGTCTCCCAGGGCATCCGGGACGCGTTCTGGCTCCAGAGCATGCAGGCCGGACACCGCAACGCCCTGGAGTGCATCGCCGCGTTCTCCGCCACGGACTTCCGCGCGGACCTCGACGCGTTCGACGTACCGACGCTTGTCATCCACGGGGACGACGACCAGGTGGTCCCGTTCGAGGTCGGCGGCAAGGCATCGGCGGAGCGGGTCAAGGGTGCGGTCCTGAAGGTCTACCCGGGGGCCCCGCACGGCATCACCGACACGCACAAGGAGCAGCTCGGTGCCGACCTGCTCGCCTTCCTCAACAGCTAA